The DNA window GAAGAACTCGACTGCCTGCGGATCGCTGACGATGAACTCCAGGAAGGCCGCCGCGGCGGGATTGTCCTTCGCGTTTTCGGACAGAACCAGCATGTTGGAATTGTCGAGATTGCGCGGCGAATTGCCATCGGCCGACGGCATGTCGGCGACCCAGACATCCGCATCGGCGCCCATTTCGAGGGTGCCGCCCGAAAGATTTTCGACAAGACCGCGGACCCAAGGCCCTTCGAAGATGAAGCCGGCGCGTCCCTGGCCGAAAACATTCCGCGATTGCTGGATGTCGAAGAACTCCGGAGCACACCCGCTGTTGATCGTGTCCCGATACCAGCCGAGCACGGCCTTTGTCTCGGGCGTGTCGAACGTGACGCGCCCCTCTTCATCGACAACCTCACCGCCCTGCGCCCAGATCAGCGGGATCGCCCAAAGCCCGGTGACGGGCTGCTGGGCCGATCGCAGTGCAACGCCATAGACCTTGCCGCCATTGCGGTCGCCAAGCGCGCAGATCTTCTGCACCGCATCGGTGAACTCCGCCCATGTGCGCGGCGGCGAGTCCGGATCCAGGCCGGCTTCCGACATCAGGTCGCGATTGTACACCATGGTGATCGGACCGGGGATCCATGGCAGCGCCACCAACCTGTCGCCAAAGGACATCGCCTTGCGATATCCCTCAGGCACTTGTGCCAGCGTCTCTTCGGAGATGAGCCCGCTCAGGTCCGCGAGCGCGCCCATCCCGTTCAACTGCGAGACCCCGCCCGGATTGATCTGGATGATGTCGGGAGCATTGCCGCCATTGATCGCCACCACGGCCTGGTTCAGCGTCTGCTCGTTCGGCGTGCCTATGTAGCGCACCGTCATGCCGGGGTTCTGTTCCTCGAAGGAGCTGACGATGTTCTCCCATCCCGCCTTCTGGAAGTCGAAAAGTCCGACCCATCCCATGAACGTGACCTCCTGTGCGTGCGCAGAGGCGCCCGCCACGGCCATCGCGGTGGCAAGGACGGATCCAAACAGCTTCTTTCTCATCATGCTTCCTCCCTTTTGGCTAGCTCTTCACGGCTCCGGCCGTGACCCCTTCGACGAAGTTCTTCTGGAACGCCAGGAAGAGTACGAGTACGGGCACGCTCGCCGTGGTCGCGACCGCCATCATCTGGGGCCACTGGTACTGGAACTCCTGCAGGAACAGCAGCGCGATGCCGGCCGGCAGAGGCCGCATGCTGTTCGACGTGGTGAATGTCAGCCCGAAGATGAACTCGTTCCAGGAGGTGACGAATACGTAGATTGCGGCGGCCGTGAACCCCGGCTTCATCATCGGGATGATGATCGAGGAAACGATCCGGAGCAGACCCGCGCCGTCCATATAGGCGGCTTCCTCGACTTCGACCGGAAGACTGTCCGCGAACCCCTTCAGCAGCCATATGACCACCGGAAGCGTGAGCATCATATGCCCGATCACGACGGCGAGATACGTGTCCAGAAGGCCGAAGGTGGAGATCGTCAGGTAGAGCGTGATCATCAGGAGCGGCAAGGGAAAGGCCAGCGACCCCAGGAAGAAGACGAGCAGAAGGTCGGTCGTCCAATGGCGCATCCGCGAGATGATGTAGGCGGCGCAAGCGCCGATGAGTGTCGTCGCGACCGCCGTGACGGCGGCGATGATCATGCTGTTCAGGAAAAAGCGCAGCATGATCGGCGAGAACGCGTAGGCGAACGGCTCGAGCGTCGGTCGACGCGGAATCCAGCGCGGCGGCACGGCAAAAACTTCGCCAGGACTCTTGAACGCCGTGGCCAGCATCCAGGCGACCGGAAAGAGCAGGATCAGCAGGCTGACGATCATGACGAGATAGCTCGCCGCCGACGCCGCGCTTCGCCGGCTGTCGAAGGTTTCAAATGCCGCATCGTCGCGACGTGCGAGTCCCAGATCAGTCATAGCGGCGGCGCGTCAGTTGCATTGCCGTGAGCCCGAGAAGGCCGAGCAGGACAAGCCAGATCGTACCCGCTGTCGCGGCGAGCCCGTAGTCCCACTGCTGAAAGGCCAGCTTGTAGGTGTACAGGCTGAGGGTGGTGGTGCTGTTCACCGG is part of the Chelativorans sp. AA-79 genome and encodes:
- a CDS encoding sugar ABC transporter substrate-binding protein; this translates as MRKKLFGSVLATAMAVAGASAHAQEVTFMGWVGLFDFQKAGWENIVSSFEEQNPGMTVRYIGTPNEQTLNQAVVAINGGNAPDIIQINPGGVSQLNGMGALADLSGLISEETLAQVPEGYRKAMSFGDRLVALPWIPGPITMVYNRDLMSEAGLDPDSPPRTWAEFTDAVQKICALGDRNGGKVYGVALRSAQQPVTGLWAIPLIWAQGGEVVDEEGRVTFDTPETKAVLGWYRDTINSGCAPEFFDIQQSRNVFGQGRAGFIFEGPWVRGLVENLSGGTLEMGADADVWVADMPSADGNSPRNLDNSNMLVLSENAKDNPAAAAFLEFIVSDPQAVEFFYETSNQLTTSRTDLLNAGKMEEDPYIQAFAATLEHANPLPIRDVQATSMLDALAVAMQSVIKGGDIDAEIANVERTVDRFRD
- a CDS encoding carbohydrate ABC transporter permease; translated protein: MTDLGLARRDDAAFETFDSRRSAASAASYLVMIVSLLILLFPVAWMLATAFKSPGEVFAVPPRWIPRRPTLEPFAYAFSPIMLRFFLNSMIIAAVTAVATTLIGACAAYIISRMRHWTTDLLLVFFLGSLAFPLPLLMITLYLTISTFGLLDTYLAVVIGHMMLTLPVVIWLLKGFADSLPVEVEEAAYMDGAGLLRIVSSIIIPMMKPGFTAAAIYVFVTSWNEFIFGLTFTTSNSMRPLPAGIALLFLQEFQYQWPQMMAVATTASVPVLVLFLAFQKNFVEGVTAGAVKS